The nucleotide window AAACGATCGCTACGGCAGACCTGAAAACGCTCTCTACCGAGATTTCCACCCCGTTTTGACATTCCTCCCGCTAAAAAGTGGGAATTCTCAGCCTCGCTGGAATATGAATCCAGACTGCGGTAAGTCCTGAACCCCTGTATCACCCCTGAAAATCGGAACTCAATATATAAAATCCCCATCCGGTTTCGACAAGATATGTATCCTGATAGACGGACATCGGAATACAGACGTCGCGGGTTGTTAGCCGCGGCAGCTGGGACCGCTACCCTCGGACTCAGCGGTTGTCTCGGATCGAACACCGAACAGACCGAAGAGAGCCGCACGCCCCTCTCGGAGCGCACCCTCCGATACGGCGGCGTGATGGCGCTTTCCGGGGGGTTAGAGTCAGTCGGGACACCGATCGCTGACGCAGCCAAGCTTCCGGGGAAGCAGCTCGACACCTCAGACCTGGAAGCCGACGTAGAGTGGCAAATCGAGGACTCAGAGACAACAGCGCGTGGCGGGATCGACGCCATGCGGACACTCATCGATGCAGACTACCCGGCAATTGCCGGCCCCCTCGGTTCCGACGTGACACTTCAGGCTGTCCAACAGGCATCTATCCCCGAAGAGGTCGTCAACTGTTCGCCAGCAAGCACGACGCCGACCCTCTCCATTCTCAACGACCGCGGGTTCAGCTTCCGGACCGCACCGTCCGACTCGCTACAGGCCGTCGTCGCCGCTAGACTCGCAAGCGACGAACACGACGCGTCATCAGCTGTAACTCTGTACATCTCGGGCGACTACGGACGGCAGCTCTCGGGCGCGTTCGCCACATCGTTCGACGGCGAGATACAGCAACAGGTCTCCTTCTCAGACACCTACGAGGAGCCGCTCGCAACCGCGCTCTCCGACAACCCCGACCTGCTCTTCGTGATCGGCTACCCGGAAGACGGCGTCGAGATATTCAGCCACTACTACGACAGCTACGCCGGCGACGAGACCGTGTTCACTACTGACGGGATGATGGATTCATCGCTCCCAGAACAGGTAGGCGAGTCGATGGAAGACGTATACGGGACAGCCCCATCCTCAAACGGGCCAGGATACGACGCCTTCACAGACCGTTACGAGTCTGAATACGGGCGACCACCGAGCATTTACACCGCAAACGGGTACGACGCCGCAGCAGTACTTCTCCTCGCGAACGCCGCCGCAGGCGAGAACGATGGCGGCGCGATCCGCGAGCAGATGCACTCTGTCGTCTCACAAGGCGGCACCGAAGTCACGCCCGACACCCTCGCCGAGGGGGTTCGACGCGCCGCCGCCGGCGACCCCGTCGAGTACCGGGGCGCGTCGAGTGAGGTTGCCTTCGACGAGAACGGCGATGTCTCCGGGATCGACTACGAGTACTTCCGGTACGAGACCGGCGGGATCAACGTCATCAAAGAGGTCTCCCCGGAGGTAGACGCATGAGCAGCGAGGAACCGCTG belongs to Halorubrum sp. DM2 and includes:
- a CDS encoding ABC transporter substrate-binding protein, with amino-acid sequence MYPDRRTSEYRRRGLLAAAAGTATLGLSGCLGSNTEQTEESRTPLSERTLRYGGVMALSGGLESVGTPIADAAKLPGKQLDTSDLEADVEWQIEDSETTARGGIDAMRTLIDADYPAIAGPLGSDVTLQAVQQASIPEEVVNCSPASTTPTLSILNDRGFSFRTAPSDSLQAVVAARLASDEHDASSAVTLYISGDYGRQLSGAFATSFDGEIQQQVSFSDTYEEPLATALSDNPDLLFVIGYPEDGVEIFSHYYDSYAGDETVFTTDGMMDSSLPEQVGESMEDVYGTAPSSNGPGYDAFTDRYESEYGRPPSIYTANGYDAAAVLLLANAAAGENDGGAIREQMHSVVSQGGTEVTPDTLAEGVRRAAAGDPVEYRGASSEVAFDENGDVSGIDYEYFRYETGGINVIKEVSPEVDA